The DNA segment TTGTTTCATTCTTTTTAGGGTTTTTAAGCAAACAAATACCCGCCGCATTGCTTATATTCGGTATCCCTATATTAATGATCCGCTTACAGAGTAACGATCTTAAAAAATTCTTACTTTATAGCATAGTAACGATCCTTGGTATATCCACATTCGTTCTTCTTATAAACTTAATTTTCGGAATAGATTGGAAAGAAGAGTTCTTCTATTTATTCCAAATCACTTTAGGCACGGGGCAAGATCGATTTTCAGGGATCCAGGCGCTTGCTCAACAGAACGGAAATGCCGGCACAAGTATAGGCTCTTTACTTTTCATAATAAAGTTCCTTTTTGATTTTATTTTGATATTCGATCCTTCTAAATATTCGGTAAAACTGTTTAACTTTCTAATAATTTCCGTATGTATAATTCTTTATACCGCTTGGAAGACAAGGAACGAACAAAATGATCAGATAAGTAGAAAAAAATATTTATCTCAAATAATTTTAGGAGGTTTGTTCTTTTTTTCCGCCGTTTTCTATTCGATGGTCAGCAAAAACCAGCCGCAAATCGGATTTATTCAGTTTTTCTTTTTCTTTGCATTCATTTGTTTAGCTAATACGAATACTACAAAGTATCCTTTCTATTTTATATTTCTGATTTTAGCCTTCTTAATAACCCGTGAATTCCATTCCAATGTAAATCGTACTCGTATGGCAAATGATATGATATACGAGCATTCTGAAACAAAGATCTCTTTAGGATATCTTGATCTTAGATGGAAATTGCCGGCTATTTATGAGAAAAAAATCTCATATTCCGATTATAACTCTTTTTTAAATTTTTCCCAAAAGAACCCGGAGAATATCTTATATCTGGGTGATATGACTATCCTCTTAGGTCTATCCGGAAAACAATCCTTCTTTCCTGCTCTTTGGTTTCACACCGACCTTACGATCCCTTCCGATAAATTTAAGGAACATCATGAAACATTTCAATCCAGGGTCATTGAGAACATTTTAAAACATAAGATTAAATATATTGTATTCGAAGGTGAAATAGAAAATTTTTCGGAAATGTGTAACTTAAAGGTTTTAGATCGTTTAGGAACATTCATCTCCAAGAATGAAAAAGAAAGATTTAAAATCGGTAATTTGCCTGCGATCCGGATCTTAGATTAAATTCTTTCTATAATTTTCATCCGAATACACACTACTTCCGTCTTGACATCCGGTAAAACCCATATAGGGTTTTGCGGATGAAATTTATTGATAAATCCTATCCATTAAGATGTTTAGTCCTTTTACTAGTTTCTTTCAATTTACAGCCTCTCACAGCACAACAGGTCCATCCTAAAGCTGCAATCGGTGAAAATTTCTCCGGGATCAAAAAAAGAGCGGAACTCCCCTCGCCTACAGTTTCCGGTTCAGGTTTAAAAGCGGTAGCCATAGTCGGAGAAGTAGATGGGAATGAAGGCCCAAAGACTAGAGAATACGTAAATAATATCAAAGGACTCGTAAAAGTCCTAAAAGACAGGGGAGTTTCCGTCTCTGAATTTTATCCTCCGAATAACCCTTGGTCCGGAATTAAAGAAGCATCACAAAATGCGAATATACTTTTGTATGCCGGACATGGGGTAGGTACTAATTTGGATCAACCTCCTTATGACCAAAAATCCGTAGGCGGATTTTATTTGGGAAAAGAATTCGTTTCTAATGAACAAATTTCATCCGGTTTAAAACCTGCACCAGGGGCAGTCGTTCTACTTTTAGGAGCTTGTTTCACTGCCGGAAATATGGCTTACGATATGGGAGTGATCCGGGACGAAGAAACTAAGAAGAGGATCTCCATGTATTCTTCTCCTTTTTTGGAGACCGGATTCAAAGGTTATTATGCGACTTGGGCGCCTTGGACTGCTCAGGCAATACTTGCATTATTATTTACTAATAAAAACTATGGGGATATTTATTTCAGCCAGACAAATTCTCAAGAAGTGACTAAAATTTCTCATCCTCGTACTTCCGGATCTTCTTTGTATTATCATACTAAACCTCCGGCTTCCAAGCCTGTTTATGATTACGCATTTGCAGGAGATCCTTCCAGTGTGATCAAATCCGAAAATTCCAATACGGATACGGAAACTAAAATTTCGGAAGAAGAGAGGCTAAAACAAAATCGGATCCTTATCTCCAGTTTATACGATAAGAACGAAAACAAATCCTTGGAATCTTTAGACAAAGGTGCGGATCCAAATGCAGATTATTTGGGTTGGAAACCGATCCATCTTGCGATCGTATTCGATCTTCCGAATGTAGTGAAAGAACTGGTTCGTAAAAAAGCTTCTATCAATGTTCAGGCAGAAGGTTATACTCCTTTATCCATGGCTCTTGCTTATGAGCGTAAAGAGATCGCCGAGTTTTTGGAAAAAGAAGGCGGAACAAGAAGCAGGGCCGCATTTAAAAAACCGAATATTCCGAATTTAAAAAAATAGAAGGATCTTTATTATACGAGGCATCTTTTGTCTTCCCGCGACAGGGATACGCAGGGCTGTCTGTGTTCATTCAATCTGATGGTGTCTATTATAAATTTGGCTTCTTTTTAGGTAGAACCATTCTAATGAGACCATAATCGCCAATATTTCCCAATTTCCCCCTCACATTTTTTGCAACCTACCCCTCCAAAATGACTCGTATCATTTAGAAAAAAAGGGAGCCCTCCATGGCAATCATTCTAAGTTTTTTTGCGGCACACTGGATTTTAGCCGCTTTCGTTCAATCGTTCTATTTACATCGTTATTCTGCCCACCAGATGTTCAAATTGAACCGTTTCTGGGAAAAGTTCTTCTATTTCTTTACTTTCTTCGTGCAAGGTTCTTCTTTCCTGAACCCGAGAGCATATGCAATTCTTCACAGAAGACACCACGCCTACAGTGACACAGCAAAAGATCCTCATTCTCCTGTAGCTTCTAAAGGATTTTTAGATATGATGTGGACCACTGCAGTCGTTTACGAAAATATTTTAGATCGTAAAGAAGAAGTGGAGAAGGAGTTCAAAGGTAATTATCCTGAGATCCCTTGGTTCGATCGTTTTGCCGATTCTTGGTTTGTTCGTTTATTCTTCGGAACCGGCTACACTCTATTTTATATGGCGTTCGTTCCTGCAGACGCAGTTTGGTTATATGCTTTATTACCGATCCATTATCTAATGGGCCCGACTCACGGAGCAGTTGTGAACTGGTGTGGACATATGTACGGTTACCGCAACCATGCAAAAAATCCGGACAATTCCAAAAACACTCTTCCGGTTGATTTCTTGATCATGGGAGAATTGTACCAAAACAATCACCACGCTCACCCGAACTCTCCAAACTTCGCATTCCGTTGGTTCGAGTTGGATCTTACTTACCAAGTGATGAAGGTACTACATTTTATGGGGATCATCACCATCCAGAGAGCTGTGTGGACCGAAAAAGGAAGAAAAGAACTTTCCGGTACGGCACCTTCTCCTTTGGCTGATGTAGCTTAAGATTTTATAATATAGTGAGTTTTTGTAAGCCGCTTGGGAACAGGCGGCTTTTTTTATTCTTCTCGGATCCTGTCCAAGTCCCCTCTCATCTCTTTGTCGTATTCTTCCATTAAGAGAGGATAAAATTCCGAGCTTAATTCTATTTTTCCGTTCAATACCAATTGGAATAATTCGCGTACCAATTCTTCTTTTTCGAATCCTGTGCAGATCCATTCCAGAAGTTCCAATGCTAGATCCAGCCGACCTTCTGCTTGGATTGTTTTGCGGAAAATTTCTAGCACTTCTTTTTCTTTTCCAGCTTCTAGGAAACTTCTGAGTTCGACAGGCATACTTTGTAATAGAAGCTGCTTTTTTGCGTTCGGGGTAAAAAGGAATTCCGGCCGGCCTGGCGGCAGATGTGAGTGAATTGCCTTATTTATTTCTTCTTTAGAATGCCCTAAGGAAACTAGGGTCCTACCCAGAACCTCTCCCAATACGAAGTCTTCTAACGGGTGAAACGGAAATCCCTGTTTTTTAGGTTCCTGATCTTCCATCTTGTTAGGGTTCCTAACACTTGGTCTGCGGTCAAGTTTAAGGAAGAGGCACAGAGTTAATAAAGCCGCTGCGTTTATTCTCACGCAGAGCCGCGGAGCCGCAAAGTTTTAGGACCACTGATCCAAAATCTCCTCTGCGTGCCACTTCCCTGCGTCTCTACTAATCTCTGCGCCTTCATTACCGACTAACCGCTTATTAGGCGGAATATTTTTGTAACCTGAATTTCACGAAACCTTAGTACGAATGGGATCTTCCCAGTGTAAGTTTTGGGTCTCTTTTTTTAAAGAAGAGAAAAAGGCTAAAAATACAAAGCGCGCCTTCCCGATCTTAGGGAGATTCCATTTCCGGAACAATTTATGAGTTTTAGACAAAAAATTTTTCTCATTCTGGGAGCAAGTCAGCTTCTATTAGTACTCATTCTTGCGATCACATTCATCCAAATGATCGACCAAGTTAAAAATGAACCTCAGGACAAGAGAGCATTAGACCGCTCCCTGGAGTTCAGAAAGGAACTCAAACATAAGGAAGAAGTGATCCGACTTCTTCTCAAAGAAATAGAAAGGAACCAAAAGACTCTTTCTATTTTAGAGAATGGTTTGGGGAACAGAGGTATCCTCCAAGGAAACTTGGAATATATCAAAGGGATCATGACACAGTATGGTCTTTCTATCTTCGAGATCCATGATAGAACAGGACATGTTTATTTCAGATTCCATAGGCCGGCCGATTACGGTGACGATAAATCAGGGCAGAAGATCGTGCAGGAAGCTCTGCAGGGAAGGATCGCTTCTACCCTAGAGATCGGTCATAGCGGTCTAGGTCTTAGGGTCACTGCCCCTCTTAAGAACGGCGGGATCATGATGGTGGGCCAGGTTGTGGATGATAAGTTTATCCAAACCATCACCGGTTCCGAGGACGTTCACCTTGCTATCTATGAAAAAGAAAAACTGATCTCATTTTCGGACACTACAATCTCTAAATATTTAGGAGATAGAAAACCTAAGGACCTAGTAGGAATTTCCAGATTCACCTTAGAAGGCAGACATTATTATCTCACTCAGGTCCCTTACGAAAACCAAGGATTAAGTAATCTTAAATTAGATTTCGTTCTTTTGATAGATGAGACTGAACTTTACGAATCCACCCGGAATCTTTGGTTGTATTGCGGACTCATCGCTTTTGTGGTTTTCGGCGGGATCCTATTCGCATCTTATCGATTCTCCAGAGATATTATAGACGCCGTTAAGGCTCTTAACTTCGCGATGCAAAACCCTAACGAGGACGAATCCAAAATTGTGGATCTAAATCGTTCCGACGAATTGGGTGAAATGGCGGAAGTATTCATTGAAATGAAAAAGGATCTTTTGGACCACCAAATGTTCTTGGAAAAGAAGGTGGAAGAGAAAACCAAAGAATTACAGGAAACCCTGGATGATCTTCGTGCCTTAAAAGAAAAACAAGATGGGGATTATTATCTGACTTCCCTACTACTTCGTCCACTTGCTACTACTAAGTATGAAAGTCCTAATACTAAGATCAGCGGTATCTTAAGACAAAAGAAAACCTTCGTATTTAGAAAGAGAGAAGCAGATATAGGTGGAGACCTGGTTTCTATCAGCGAGATCACTCTATACGGTAAAAAATATCTGGCCATCATGAACTCCGACGCAATGGGTAAATCCATCCAAGGAGCAGGTGGCGCACTTGTAATGGGAACCGTATTCAAGGCGATCGTAACAAGGACCCAACTTTCCAGAAGTAACCAAAAGAAAACTCCTGAAAAATGGCTCAAAGACTGTTACACCGAATTACAGAATGTATTCGTTACATTCGACGGTACGATGCTTGTTTCCGCGTTACTCTGTCTTCTGGACGAAGAAACAGGAGCATTATATTCTATTAATGCAGAACATCCTAATATGGTGCTATATAGGGATGCGAAA comes from the Leptospira dzoumogneensis genome and includes:
- a CDS encoding acyl-CoA desaturase; the protein is MAIILSFFAAHWILAAFVQSFYLHRYSAHQMFKLNRFWEKFFYFFTFFVQGSSFLNPRAYAILHRRHHAYSDTAKDPHSPVASKGFLDMMWTTAVVYENILDRKEEVEKEFKGNYPEIPWFDRFADSWFVRLFFGTGYTLFYMAFVPADAVWLYALLPIHYLMGPTHGAVVNWCGHMYGYRNHAKNPDNSKNTLPVDFLIMGELYQNNHHAHPNSPNFAFRWFELDLTYQVMKVLHFMGIITIQRAVWTEKGRKELSGTAPSPLADVA
- a CDS encoding ankyrin repeat domain-containing protein translates to MKFIDKSYPLRCLVLLLVSFNLQPLTAQQVHPKAAIGENFSGIKKRAELPSPTVSGSGLKAVAIVGEVDGNEGPKTREYVNNIKGLVKVLKDRGVSVSEFYPPNNPWSGIKEASQNANILLYAGHGVGTNLDQPPYDQKSVGGFYLGKEFVSNEQISSGLKPAPGAVVLLLGACFTAGNMAYDMGVIRDEETKKRISMYSSPFLETGFKGYYATWAPWTAQAILALLFTNKNYGDIYFSQTNSQEVTKISHPRTSGSSLYYHTKPPASKPVYDYAFAGDPSSVIKSENSNTDTETKISEEERLKQNRILISSLYDKNENKSLESLDKGADPNADYLGWKPIHLAIVFDLPNVVKELVRKKASINVQAEGYTPLSMALAYERKEIAEFLEKEGGTRSRAAFKKPNIPNLKK
- a CDS encoding SpoIIE family protein phosphatase; this translates as MSFRQKIFLILGASQLLLVLILAITFIQMIDQVKNEPQDKRALDRSLEFRKELKHKEEVIRLLLKEIERNQKTLSILENGLGNRGILQGNLEYIKGIMTQYGLSIFEIHDRTGHVYFRFHRPADYGDDKSGQKIVQEALQGRIASTLEIGHSGLGLRVTAPLKNGGIMMVGQVVDDKFIQTITGSEDVHLAIYEKEKLISFSDTTISKYLGDRKPKDLVGISRFTLEGRHYYLTQVPYENQGLSNLKLDFVLLIDETELYESTRNLWLYCGLIAFVVFGGILFASYRFSRDIIDAVKALNFAMQNPNEDESKIVDLNRSDELGEMAEVFIEMKKDLLDHQMFLEKKVEEKTKELQETLDDLRALKEKQDGDYYLTSLLLRPLATTKYESPNTKISGILRQKKTFVFRKREADIGGDLVSISEITLYGKKYLAIMNSDAMGKSIQGAGGALVMGTVFKAIVTRTQLSRSNQKKTPEKWLKDCYTELQNVFVTFDGTMLVSALLCLLDEETGALYSINAEHPNMVLYRDAKAGFLDSDFPIRKLGFSENTTEPLVRVDKLEAGDRIFLGSDGRDDILLYDPNSPEPVMNEDEFLFLRFVELSGGNLEDLERLITAAGEVSDDLSLLSIGYKEAEVSSTRTKATSEEYNRLLQIGIKEYKKGNTEKTKEVFAQALEIDDSDPALYKQMARICINAKEFEEGAKYTEAYLSRIPFDNEYIFYLSYCLRKTKDYWKSLEFSEKLRSREPENIRNLKHLVALYRLTGNRMKFRATMSVLKLILAGSDPKANNSSEPALV
- a CDS encoding ArnT family glycosyltransferase, which translates into the protein MKDKLLKANTTIESWDPSFSNILIPCSIFLFGFFYNLHFALIGFQPLDGSIVFDGGWRILNGQIPFKDFSAPAGTTPSLIQAFFFSIFGVNWISYLVHSSLFNGLLGVISYLWFRKEGGNVFLSTLLSFLSVILFYPPIGFPFIETHSFFFSILALFLTSLAVQNVRSIYIAGIFVSFFLGFLSKQIPAALLIFGIPILMIRLQSNDLKKFLLYSIVTILGISTFVLLINLIFGIDWKEEFFYLFQITLGTGQDRFSGIQALAQQNGNAGTSIGSLLFIIKFLFDFILIFDPSKYSVKLFNFLIISVCIILYTAWKTRNEQNDQISRKKYLSQIILGGLFFFSAVFYSMVSKNQPQIGFIQFFFFFAFICLANTNTTKYPFYFIFLILAFLITREFHSNVNRTRMANDMIYEHSETKISLGYLDLRWKLPAIYEKKISYSDYNSFLNFSQKNPENILYLGDMTILLGLSGKQSFFPALWFHTDLTIPSDKFKEHHETFQSRVIENILKHKIKYIVFEGEIENFSEMCNLKVLDRLGTFISKNEKERFKIGNLPAIRILD